From a single Pseudomonas serboccidentalis genomic region:
- the nagE gene encoding N-acetylglucosamine-specific PTS transporter subunit IIBC produces MYQLFIEGLQRLGRALMLPIAILPIAGLLLRLGDTDLLNIAIIHDAGQVIFANLAMIFAIGIAVGFAKDNNGTAGLAGVIGYLVMISTLKVLDASINMGMLAGIVSGLMAGALYNRFKDIKLPEYLAFFGGRRFVPIVTGFAAVALGVVFGYIWPPIQHGINSFGALMMESGSLGAFVFGVFNRLLIVTGLHHILNNMAWFVFGNFTDPTTGALVTGDLSRYFAGDPKGGQFMTGMFPMMIFGLPAACLAMYRNALPERRKVMGGIFLSMALTSFLTGVTEPIEFAFMFLAPLLFLLHALLTGLSMAITNALNIHLGFTFSGGFIDMVLGWGRSTNGWLVIPVGLAYAVVYYAVFDFCIRRFNLKTPGREDVATAEKSVLTENERAAAYIKALGGAENLVTVGACTTRLRLEMVDRNKASDADLKALGAMAVVRPGKGGSLQVVVGPMADSIADEIRLAMPALGRALVAAPAVVVEESKAALVTAPQAQQWLTALGGSENVLQLDCIALTRIRLQLADGKVLSEARLKDLGCQGVSQLEGGVWHLLIGEKAAGLSGAIEALVNRSEISAKV; encoded by the coding sequence ATGTATCAACTCTTCATCGAAGGCCTGCAACGCCTCGGCCGTGCGCTGATGCTGCCAATCGCGATCCTGCCGATTGCCGGCCTGCTGCTGCGTCTGGGTGACACCGACCTGCTGAACATCGCGATCATCCACGATGCCGGGCAAGTGATCTTCGCCAACCTGGCGATGATTTTCGCCATCGGCATCGCCGTCGGTTTCGCCAAGGACAACAACGGCACCGCCGGTCTGGCCGGGGTGATCGGTTATCTGGTGATGATCTCCACGCTCAAGGTGCTCGACGCGAGCATCAACATGGGCATGCTCGCCGGGATCGTCAGCGGCCTGATGGCCGGCGCGCTGTACAACCGCTTCAAGGACATCAAGCTGCCGGAGTATCTGGCGTTCTTCGGCGGCCGGCGCTTCGTGCCGATCGTTACGGGTTTTGCCGCGGTCGCTCTGGGCGTGGTGTTCGGCTACATCTGGCCGCCGATCCAGCACGGCATCAACAGCTTCGGCGCCTTGATGATGGAAAGCGGCAGCCTCGGTGCCTTCGTCTTTGGCGTGTTCAACCGCCTGCTGATCGTGACTGGCCTGCACCACATCCTCAACAACATGGCGTGGTTCGTGTTCGGCAACTTCACCGACCCGACCACCGGCGCACTGGTCACTGGCGACCTGTCGCGCTACTTCGCCGGCGATCCGAAGGGCGGCCAGTTCATGACCGGCATGTTCCCGATGATGATCTTCGGCCTGCCCGCTGCATGCCTGGCGATGTACCGCAACGCCCTGCCAGAGCGCCGCAAGGTCATGGGCGGGATCTTCCTGTCGATGGCGCTGACATCGTTCCTCACCGGCGTGACCGAACCCATCGAATTCGCCTTCATGTTTTTAGCGCCGCTGCTGTTTCTGCTGCATGCGTTGCTGACCGGGTTGTCGATGGCGATCACCAATGCGCTGAACATCCATCTGGGCTTTACCTTCTCGGGCGGGTTCATCGACATGGTGCTGGGCTGGGGACGCTCGACCAATGGCTGGTTGGTGATTCCGGTCGGGCTGGCTTACGCCGTGGTGTATTACGCGGTGTTTGATTTCTGTATTCGTCGTTTCAATCTGAAGACGCCGGGGCGTGAGGATGTAGCCACTGCCGAGAAATCGGTGCTGACAGAAAACGAACGTGCGGCTGCGTACATCAAGGCCTTGGGCGGTGCCGAGAACCTGGTCACCGTCGGCGCCTGCACGACCCGTCTGCGCCTGGAGATGGTGGATCGCAACAAAGCATCCGATGCCGATCTGAAAGCGCTGGGTGCGATGGCGGTTGTGCGTCCGGGCAAGGGCGGCAGTTTACAGGTGGTGGTCGGGCCGATGGCCGACAGCATTGCTGATGAGATTCGCCTGGCGATGCCGGCGTTGGGGCGTGCGTTGGTGGCTGCGCCAGCGGTGGTCGTAGAGGAATCGAAAGCTGCATTGGTCACTGCACCGCAAGCCCAGCAATGGCTGACAGCACTGGGTGGTAGCGAGAATGTACTGCAACTGGACTGCATCGCCCTGACCCGTATTCGTCTGCAACTGGCGGACGGCAAAGTTTTGTCCGAGGCTCGGTTGAAAGACTTGGGGTGTCAGGGCGTCAGTCAGTTGGAAGGCGGGGTCTGGCATTTGTTGATTGGCGAGAAAGCGGCGGGTTTGAGTGGGGCGATTGAGGCGTTGGTGAACCGGAGTGAAATCAGCGCCAAGGTCTGA
- the ptsP gene encoding phosphoenolpyruvate--protein phosphotransferase encodes MHNNNKELTLSAPLSGPVLTLAKVPDAVFASGAMGDGIAIDPLNDTLYSPCAGVIIHVARTGHALTVRADNGAEILLHLGLDTVELNGEGFSMLVKEGARVSKGQPLLHYDLDKVGLQCKSLVSLLILTNSQDFQVRPITLKAVKVGEPLLHIVALSGSAASAEAVGGPQVHGQVLVAHRGGLHARPAALIRQTAQGFKSQSQLHFAGKSAPCNSLIGLMGLAIGEQDEVQVSCQGPDAEAALQALLSALATALPEDHHAAAPVSAAPRKRPAEAGVLQGVCAAPGLVGGPLFRLNAISLPADAGNHDPRGQQQILESALNQVRSEIHTTLTQAKKHKSADEEAIFAAHLALLEDPALLDAAQQSIDKGTAATHAWSQSIDVQCEVLQHTGSALLAERANDLRDLKQRVLRALLGEAWHYDVPAGAIVAAHELTPSDLLQLSAQGVAGLCMAEGGATSHVAILARGKGLPCMVALGSALLDQPQGQSVVLDADGGRLELTPSAQRLAEVQQAQIDRQQRRDAQQAKAHLPAETRNGVTIEVVANVASSGEAADAFANGADGVGLLRTEFLFVDRQTAPDVEEQRSAYQAVLDAMGDKSVIIRTIDVGGDKQLDYLPLPAEANPVLGLRGIRLAQARPEILDQQLRALLQVSPLQRCRILLPMVTEVDELLHIRQRVDALCLELNISQRPEIGVMIEVPAAALQAEQLAEHADFLSIGTNDLSQYTLAMDRDHAGLAARVDALHPALLRLIAMTCAGAAVHKRWVGVCGALASDPLATPVLIGLGVTELSVSPVQIGEIKDRVRQLHEAECQRLSHDLLKLNSAAAVRLACHQHWPLH; translated from the coding sequence ATGCACAACAACAATAAAGAGCTGACCCTCAGCGCCCCGCTCAGCGGCCCGGTGCTCACGCTCGCCAAAGTCCCGGACGCGGTGTTCGCCAGCGGCGCGATGGGCGATGGCATTGCCATCGACCCGTTGAACGACACCCTGTATTCGCCCTGCGCCGGCGTGATCATCCATGTCGCCCGCACCGGCCATGCACTGACCGTGCGCGCCGACAACGGCGCAGAAATCCTCCTGCACCTGGGCCTCGACACCGTTGAACTGAACGGCGAAGGCTTCTCGATGCTGGTCAAGGAAGGCGCGCGCGTCAGCAAGGGCCAGCCGTTGCTGCACTACGACCTGGACAAGGTCGGCCTGCAGTGCAAAAGCCTGGTCAGCCTGTTGATCCTGACCAACAGTCAGGACTTCCAGGTACGCCCGATCACCCTCAAGGCGGTGAAAGTCGGCGAGCCATTGCTGCACATCGTCGCGCTCTCAGGTTCCGCGGCAAGCGCTGAAGCCGTCGGTGGCCCGCAGGTGCACGGGCAGGTGCTGGTCGCACATCGCGGCGGCTTGCATGCGCGTCCCGCGGCGCTGATTCGTCAGACCGCGCAAGGCTTCAAAAGCCAGTCGCAACTGCACTTCGCTGGTAAATCGGCACCGTGCAACAGCCTGATCGGGCTGATGGGGCTGGCCATCGGCGAGCAGGATGAAGTGCAAGTCAGCTGTCAGGGCCCTGACGCCGAAGCCGCGCTGCAAGCCTTGCTCAGCGCATTGGCCACCGCCCTGCCGGAGGATCATCACGCCGCCGCACCGGTCAGCGCTGCACCGCGCAAACGCCCGGCCGAGGCAGGCGTGCTGCAAGGTGTGTGCGCCGCACCGGGCCTGGTCGGCGGGCCGCTGTTTCGCCTGAACGCGATCAGCCTGCCGGCGGATGCGGGCAATCATGATCCGCGGGGGCAGCAGCAGATTCTTGAGTCGGCATTGAATCAGGTTCGCAGCGAAATCCACACCACCCTCACCCAAGCGAAAAAGCACAAGAGCGCCGACGAAGAAGCGATCTTCGCCGCGCACCTGGCGTTGCTCGAAGACCCGGCCCTGCTCGACGCCGCGCAGCAATCCATCGATAAAGGCACTGCTGCAACCCACGCCTGGAGCCAGTCGATCGATGTGCAGTGCGAGGTGCTGCAACACACCGGCAGCGCGCTGTTGGCCGAGCGCGCCAATGACCTGCGCGACCTCAAGCAACGGGTGCTGCGCGCCCTGCTCGGCGAAGCCTGGCATTACGACGTGCCGGCCGGCGCCATCGTCGCTGCGCATGAACTGACCCCTTCTGATCTGCTGCAACTCAGCGCCCAAGGTGTCGCCGGATTGTGCATGGCCGAAGGTGGCGCAACATCGCACGTAGCGATTCTGGCGCGGGGCAAAGGTCTGCCATGCATGGTCGCGTTGGGTTCGGCTTTGCTCGACCAGCCGCAAGGGCAATCGGTGGTGCTCGATGCTGACGGCGGTCGCCTTGAACTGACGCCGAGCGCTCAGCGCCTGGCCGAGGTCCAGCAAGCGCAAATCGATCGCCAGCAACGTCGCGATGCGCAACAAGCCAAAGCGCATCTGCCAGCAGAAACGCGCAATGGCGTGACCATCGAAGTGGTCGCCAACGTCGCCTCAAGTGGTGAGGCGGCGGACGCGTTTGCCAACGGCGCCGACGGTGTCGGCCTGCTGCGCACCGAGTTCCTGTTCGTTGATCGCCAGACCGCGCCGGACGTTGAAGAACAGCGCAGCGCCTATCAAGCCGTGCTCGATGCGATGGGCGACAAATCGGTGATCATCCGTACCATCGACGTCGGTGGCGACAAACAACTCGACTACCTGCCGCTGCCCGCCGAAGCCAACCCGGTGCTCGGCTTGCGCGGCATTCGCCTGGCTCAGGCCCGTCCGGAAATACTCGATCAGCAACTGCGTGCGCTGCTGCAAGTCAGCCCGTTGCAACGCTGCCGGATCCTGCTGCCGATGGTCACCGAGGTCGATGAGCTGCTGCACATCCGTCAGCGTGTCGATGCGCTGTGCCTGGAACTGAACATCAGCCAGCGCCCGGAAATCGGCGTGATGATCGAAGTCCCGGCCGCCGCGCTACAAGCCGAGCAACTGGCCGAACACGCCGACTTCCTGTCGATCGGCACCAACGATCTGTCGCAATACACGCTGGCCATGGACCGCGACCACGCCGGCCTCGCCGCCCGGGTCGATGCCCTGCACCCGGCGCTGCTGCGTTTGATTGCCATGACCTGCGCAGGCGCGGCGGTGCACAAGCGCTGGGTCGGCGTCTGCGGTGCCCTCGCCTCCGATCCGCTGGCGACGCCGGTGCTGATCGGCCTGGGCGTCACGGAGCTGTCGGTCAGCCCGGTGCAGATCGGTGAAATCAAGGACCGCGTGCGCCAGTTGCACGAGGCCGAATGCCAACGCCTCAGCCATGACCTGCTCAAACTGAACAGCGCCGCTGCGGTGCGCCTCGCCTGCCACCAGCATTGGCCTCTGCACTAA
- a CDS encoding SIS domain-containing protein, whose amino-acid sequence MTSKMLEEALSSFEAVQAQLQQLDPQMIEIAGRLRRQPPQVAMTVARGSSDHAASYFAYLTMQQLGVPVASLPMSVVTMQQAPLKVSGQVAFAFSQSGQSPDLVNSLRLLRKRGALSVSMVNAADSPLEAACEFSVPLLAGTESSVAATKSFIATLSASARLIAHWKEDSELLEAHNALPEGLREAAKQDWSAAIDALRDCERLMVIGRGAGFAIAQEAALKFKETSAIQAEAFSSAEVRHGPMALIDEHYPLLVFAPRGAEQAGLISLAAEMRQRGARVLLAAPDDVSERDLTLTRAEHPALDPILAIQSFYVMAAGLAVARGMDPDQPRHLSKVTRTH is encoded by the coding sequence TTGACTTCAAAAATGCTTGAAGAGGCGCTGTCCTCGTTCGAGGCCGTGCAAGCCCAACTGCAACAGCTCGACCCGCAGATGATCGAGATCGCCGGGCGCCTGCGCCGTCAGCCGCCGCAAGTGGCGATGACCGTCGCACGTGGCAGCTCCGACCACGCGGCGAGCTACTTCGCCTACCTGACCATGCAGCAACTGGGCGTGCCGGTGGCGTCGTTGCCGATGTCGGTGGTGACCATGCAGCAGGCGCCGTTGAAGGTCAGCGGTCAGGTCGCGTTTGCGTTCTCGCAATCGGGTCAGAGCCCGGATCTGGTCAACAGCCTGCGCCTGTTGCGTAAACGTGGCGCACTCAGTGTTTCGATGGTCAACGCCGCCGATTCGCCATTGGAAGCTGCGTGTGAGTTCAGCGTGCCGCTGCTCGCCGGCACTGAGAGCAGCGTCGCCGCGACCAAAAGTTTTATCGCCACCCTCAGCGCCAGCGCCCGGCTGATCGCGCACTGGAAAGAAGACAGCGAACTGCTGGAAGCGCACAACGCCCTGCCCGAAGGCCTGCGCGAAGCGGCAAAGCAGGACTGGAGCGCGGCCATCGACGCGCTGCGCGATTGCGAACGGCTGATGGTCATCGGCCGTGGTGCCGGTTTTGCCATCGCCCAGGAAGCCGCACTGAAGTTCAAGGAAACCTCGGCGATTCAGGCCGAAGCTTTCAGCAGCGCCGAAGTGCGTCACGGCCCAATGGCGCTGATTGACGAGCACTACCCGCTGCTGGTGTTCGCGCCTCGCGGCGCCGAGCAGGCGGGACTGATCAGTCTGGCAGCGGAAATGCGTCAACGCGGCGCCCGTGTGCTACTGGCCGCGCCGGACGATGTCAGCGAGCGCGACCTGACCCTGACCCGCGCCGAACACCCGGCCCTCGACCCGATCCTGGCGATCCAGAGTTTCTACGTGATGGCCGCTGGCCTGGCCGTGGCCCGGGGCATGGACCCGGATCAGCCGCGCCACCTGAGCAAAGTGACCCGTACACACTGA
- the nagA gene encoding N-acetylglucosamine-6-phosphate deacetylase: MSEDNILTAHGWVRGRLIHEHGKVVSIEGVPCDPADNDLPYLLPGFIDLHVHGGGGKDIMEGASAFETITKTHVRFGTTSLLATTMTAPSAEISSVLKDVGTFCEQRPKGAARVLGVHLEGPYINPGKLGAQPNFAHTALMAEVEEYLALAPIRVITIAPEIAGHDGLIRELSSRGIRMQIGHTLGSYEEGVAALDAGATSFTHLYNAMSPLHHREPGIVGAALAHAKFAELIPDLLHVHPGAIRVALRSIPCLYCVTDSTAAAGMPDGEYKLGSHTVTKCLGGVRLPDGTLAGSTLTMDQALRNLVKIGLPIAEASQRLSQFPADYLGITERGRLAPGAWADCVRLDRSLTLTAVMVEGEDIDFKNA; the protein is encoded by the coding sequence ATGTCCGAAGACAACATCCTCACCGCTCACGGCTGGGTTCGCGGCCGGCTGATCCACGAACACGGCAAAGTCGTGTCGATCGAAGGTGTACCCTGCGATCCGGCCGACAATGACCTGCCGTATCTGCTGCCGGGCTTCATCGACCTGCACGTTCACGGCGGTGGCGGCAAAGACATCATGGAAGGCGCCAGCGCCTTCGAAACCATCACCAAAACCCATGTACGCTTCGGCACCACCTCGCTGCTGGCCACCACCATGACCGCACCGAGCGCCGAGATCTCCAGCGTCCTGAAGGATGTCGGAACATTCTGCGAACAGCGTCCGAAAGGCGCCGCCCGGGTACTCGGCGTGCATCTTGAAGGCCCGTACATCAATCCCGGCAAACTCGGCGCACAACCAAATTTCGCCCACACCGCGTTGATGGCCGAAGTTGAGGAATACCTGGCGCTGGCGCCGATCCGCGTGATCACCATCGCCCCGGAAATCGCCGGCCACGACGGATTGATCCGCGAACTGAGCAGCCGCGGCATCCGCATGCAGATCGGCCACACCCTCGGCAGCTATGAAGAAGGCGTCGCCGCCCTGGATGCCGGCGCCACCAGCTTCACCCATTTGTACAACGCCATGAGCCCGCTGCATCACCGCGAACCGGGGATCGTCGGCGCGGCACTGGCCCACGCCAAATTCGCCGAGCTGATCCCGGATTTGCTGCACGTGCACCCCGGCGCGATCCGCGTGGCCCTGCGTTCGATCCCGTGCCTGTATTGCGTCACCGATTCGACCGCTGCCGCCGGCATGCCCGACGGTGAATACAAGCTTGGCAGCCACACCGTGACCAAATGCCTGGGCGGCGTGCGCCTGCCCGACGGCACGCTGGCCGGCAGCACCCTGACCATGGATCAGGCCCTGCGCAACCTGGTGAAGATCGGTTTGCCGATCGCCGAGGCCTCGCAGCGTCTGTCGCAATTTCCCGCCGACTACCTCGGCATCACCGAACGCGGGCGCCTTGCACCTGGGGCCTGGGCCGACTGCGTGCGGCTGGATCGCTCACTCACACTGACCGCCGTCATGGTCGAAGGAGAAGACATTGACTTCAAAAATGCTTGA
- a CDS encoding GntR family transcriptional regulator → MNDLQALRPDDSQPTPLYLQLARNLESAIHAGQWKAEQAMPSERNLSEQLGISRVTARKALEVLLDQGLIRRLQGSGTFITPRLEQPLSRLSGFSEMLRLKGFVPSSQWLEREITLPTHEELIRLSLSPNDKVARMKRLRKADDTVMAIEMSTLPASIMPKPQLVGDSLYEYLDGIGKPIVRALQHIQAINASDEFAALVGIAPGTAMLLMTRVGYLEDNTPIEVTDTYCRNDYYDFVAELRR, encoded by the coding sequence ATGAACGACCTCCAGGCCCTACGCCCAGATGACTCTCAGCCGACGCCGCTGTACCTGCAGCTGGCGCGCAATCTGGAATCGGCGATCCATGCCGGGCAGTGGAAGGCGGAGCAGGCGATGCCGTCCGAGCGCAACCTCAGCGAGCAACTGGGCATCTCCCGGGTCACCGCCCGCAAGGCGCTGGAAGTGCTGCTTGATCAAGGTCTGATCCGCCGCCTGCAAGGTTCCGGCACGTTCATCACACCACGCCTGGAACAACCGCTGTCGCGCCTCTCGGGCTTCAGCGAAATGCTCCGCCTCAAGGGTTTCGTCCCCAGCTCGCAGTGGCTGGAACGCGAAATCACCCTGCCGACTCACGAAGAACTGATCCGCCTGAGCCTGTCGCCGAACGACAAGGTTGCGCGCATGAAGCGCCTGCGCAAAGCCGATGACACCGTGATGGCCATCGAGATGAGCACCCTGCCCGCCTCGATCATGCCCAAGCCGCAACTGGTCGGCGATTCGCTCTACGAATACCTCGATGGCATCGGCAAACCGATCGTTCGCGCCCTGCAGCACATTCAAGCGATCAACGCCTCGGACGAATTCGCCGCGCTGGTCGGCATCGCCCCCGGCACCGCGATGCTGCTGATGACCCGGGTCGGCTATCTGGAAGACAACACGCCGATCGAAGTCACCGACACCTATTGCCGCAACGACTACTACGACTTTGTTGCAGAGCTTCGAAGATAA
- a CDS encoding L,D-transpeptidase family protein, translating to MRWLLALFCLSFVSLSQASFVTTVTPSNTPLIEKILVLKSAHQLQLIADGKPIKTYRISLGKGAKKGPKLIEGDKRTPEGFYWIDWRKVSDKFNLAMHISYPNISDSARARREGVEPGGMIMIHGTPDSEETPENLFHTLDWTDGCIAMRNMDMREVWGLVPDGTMIEIRP from the coding sequence ATGCGCTGGTTGCTTGCTCTGTTTTGCCTGTCGTTCGTCTCACTCTCCCAAGCGTCCTTCGTGACTACCGTGACGCCGTCGAATACGCCACTGATCGAAAAAATCCTGGTGCTCAAATCGGCGCATCAACTGCAGTTGATCGCCGACGGCAAGCCGATCAAGACCTACCGCATTTCCTTGGGCAAGGGCGCAAAAAAGGGTCCGAAATTGATTGAAGGCGACAAACGCACCCCGGAAGGCTTCTATTGGATCGACTGGCGCAAGGTCAGCGACAAATTCAACCTGGCGATGCACATTTCCTACCCGAACATCAGCGATTCGGCGCGCGCCCGGCGTGAAGGCGTCGAGCCTGGCGGGATGATCATGATCCACGGCACGCCGGATTCGGAAGAAACCCCGGAAAACCTGTTCCACACCCTGGACTGGACCGATGGCTGCATCGCCATGCGCAACATGGACATGCGCGAAGTCTGGGGCCTGGTACCGGACGGTACGATGATCGAGATTCGCCCCTAG
- a CDS encoding NUDIX hydrolase — protein MKFCSQCGNPVTQRIPEGDSRLRFVCDSCQTIHYQNPNIVAGCVATWGSKVLLCRRAIEPRLGYWTLPAGFMENGETIEQAATRETAEEACARVRNLSIYTLIDVPHISQVHVFFRAELADLDFAAGPESLEVQLFDEADIPWDELAFRTVGRTLECFFADRRTETYPVRSESIPPLAQAAIS, from the coding sequence ATGAAATTTTGCAGCCAGTGCGGCAACCCGGTGACCCAGCGCATTCCCGAAGGCGATTCGCGGCTGCGTTTTGTCTGTGACAGCTGTCAGACCATTCACTATCAAAACCCCAATATCGTGGCCGGTTGCGTTGCGACCTGGGGCAGTAAAGTGCTGCTCTGCCGCCGCGCCATCGAGCCCCGGCTCGGTTACTGGACGCTGCCTGCCGGTTTCATGGAAAACGGCGAGACCATCGAGCAGGCCGCGACCCGCGAAACCGCCGAGGAAGCCTGCGCACGGGTGCGCAACCTGAGCATCTATACGTTGATCGACGTACCGCACATCAGCCAGGTGCATGTGTTCTTTCGCGCCGAACTGGCCGACCTGGATTTTGCCGCCGGCCCCGAGAGCCTCGAGGTGCAACTATTCGACGAAGCCGACATTCCATGGGACGAGCTGGCTTTCCGCACGGTGGGGCGTACCTTAGAATGCTTCTTCGCTGACCGCCGCACCGAAACCTACCCGGTGCGCTCCGAATCGATACCGCCGCTGGCGCAGGCTGCCATTAGCTGA
- a CDS encoding CoA pyrophosphatase yields the protein MLDELLHRVSNHTPRTLETDKRFPEAAVLVPITRSDEPELVLTLRASGLSTHGGEVAFPGGRRDPEDPDLIFTALREAEEEIGLPPGLVEVIGPLSPLISLHGIKVTPYVGVIPDFVEYLANDAEIAAVFNVPLEFFRKDPREHTHRIDYQGRSWYVPSYRYGEFKIWGLTAIMIVELINLLYDEQISLHHPPKSYINT from the coding sequence ATGCTGGACGAGCTACTGCATAGGGTAAGCAACCACACACCGCGCACGCTGGAGACCGATAAACGTTTCCCCGAGGCTGCTGTTCTGGTGCCGATCACCCGCAGTGACGAACCCGAGCTGGTACTGACCCTGCGCGCCAGCGGCCTCTCGACCCATGGCGGCGAAGTGGCCTTTCCCGGCGGACGCCGCGATCCGGAAGACCCTGACCTGATTTTCACCGCCCTGCGCGAAGCCGAAGAAGAAATCGGCCTGCCACCGGGGCTGGTCGAGGTGATTGGTCCGCTCAGCCCGCTGATTTCGCTGCATGGCATCAAGGTCACGCCTTATGTCGGGGTGATACCTGATTTCGTCGAATACCTGGCCAACGATGCCGAGATCGCTGCGGTATTCAACGTACCGCTGGAATTCTTCCGCAAAGACCCGCGTGAACACACGCACCGTATCGATTATCAGGGCCGCAGCTGGTATGTGCCGAGTTATCGTTACGGTGAATTCAAGATCTGGGGGCTGACGGCGATCATGATCGTCGAGTTGATCAATCTGCTCTATGACGAACAGATCAGCCTGCACCATCCCCCCAAAAGCTATATCAATACCTGA
- a CDS encoding gamma carbonic anhydrase family protein: MKYRLGDARVDTHPQSWVAPNAVLVGKVKLEEGANVWFNAVLRGDNELILIGKNSNVQDGTVMHTDMGYPLTIGTGVTIGHNAMLHGCTVGDYSLIGINAVILNGAKIGKNCIIGANSLIGEGKEIPDGSLVMGSPGKVVRELTEPQKKMLEASAAHYVHNSQRYARDLVEQEE, from the coding sequence ATGAAATACCGCCTGGGCGACGCCCGCGTCGATACCCATCCGCAAAGCTGGGTTGCGCCCAATGCCGTGCTGGTGGGCAAGGTCAAACTGGAAGAGGGCGCCAACGTCTGGTTCAACGCCGTGCTGCGTGGCGACAACGAACTGATCCTGATCGGCAAGAACAGCAACGTTCAGGACGGCACGGTGATGCACACCGACATGGGCTATCCGCTGACCATCGGCACCGGCGTGACCATCGGTCATAACGCCATGTTGCATGGCTGCACCGTCGGCGATTACAGCCTGATCGGCATCAACGCGGTGATCCTCAATGGCGCAAAGATCGGCAAGAACTGCATCATCGGCGCCAATTCGCTGATCGGCGAAGGCAAGGAAATCCCCGATGGCTCGCTGGTCATGGGCTCGCCGGGCAAGGTCGTGCGTGAACTGACCGAGCCGCAGAAGAAGATGCTCGAAGCCAGCGCCGCGCACTATGTGCATAACTCGCAGCGTTACGCGCGGGATCTGGTAGAGCAAGAAGAATGA
- a CDS encoding DUF1289 domain-containing protein: MNTPERPVASPCVSICALDEDDICTGCQRTVEEITRWSRMSNDERRVVLGLCHERAKASGLIWMIGATPNK, translated from the coding sequence ATGAACACACCCGAAAGACCGGTCGCCTCGCCGTGCGTGAGCATTTGTGCGCTGGATGAGGATGACATCTGCACCGGCTGCCAGCGCACTGTGGAAGAGATCACCCGTTGGAGCCGCATGAGCAACGACGAGCGACGTGTGGTGCTCGGGTTGTGTCATGAGCGGGCGAAGGCGAGTGGATTGATCTGGATGATTGGGGCGACCCCGAACAAGTAG
- a CDS encoding preQ0 transporter, with product MIFLIAYISSVVLINFAFSTAPHLDIIWSAWGGLVFVLRDMVQTRFGHGAIVAMLVALVLSYVTSDPSIALASATAFAISECIDWLVFSVTKRPLRDRLWISSALSIPIDTFIFFGMIDLMTPPVIITALASKFAGVTAVWLIMAWRERKQAVAS from the coding sequence ATGATTTTCCTCATCGCCTACATCAGCAGCGTCGTGCTGATCAACTTCGCCTTCTCCACCGCGCCACACCTGGACATCATCTGGTCGGCCTGGGGCGGGTTGGTGTTCGTATTGCGCGATATGGTGCAGACCCGTTTCGGTCACGGTGCCATCGTGGCAATGCTGGTCGCGCTGGTTCTGTCCTACGTTACGTCCGATCCGTCCATCGCCCTGGCCAGCGCCACGGCGTTCGCGATCTCCGAATGCATCGACTGGCTGGTGTTCAGCGTCACCAAACGTCCGTTGCGTGACCGTTTGTGGATCAGCTCGGCGCTGAGCATTCCCATCGATACCTTCATCTTCTTCGGCATGATCGACCTGATGACGCCACCGGTGATCATCACCGCGCTGGCCTCGAAGTTCGCCGGCGTGACCGCTGTTTGGCTGATCATGGCCTGGCGCGAGCGCAAACAGGCTGTCGCCAGCTGA